In Pedobacter sp. SL55, the following proteins share a genomic window:
- a CDS encoding phosphoribosylaminoimidazolesuccinocarboxamide synthase, with amino-acid sequence MKAVKETQFTFPKQSSFYKGKVRDVYTIDNQLMAMVVTDRISAFDVVLPEAIPYKGQVLNQIAAKFLSATKDIVPNWVLATPDEMVTIGRICEPFKVEMVIRGYLAGHAAREYALGKRQVCGVALPEGLKENDKLPEPIITPTTKAAVGHDEDISREDILAKGIVSLADYEKLEAYTRALYQRGTEIAAERGLILVDTKYEFGKVGDDIYLIDEIHTPDSSRYFYAEGYAERQASNEPQKQLSKEFVRKWLIENGFQGKDGQVVPIMTEEIVESISDRYIELYEQITGEKFIKNPSENILSRIEENTKAAVEQLLQ; translated from the coding sequence ATGAAAGCAGTAAAAGAAACCCAATTTACTTTCCCAAAACAAAGTAGTTTTTATAAAGGTAAAGTACGCGATGTGTATACTATTGATAACCAGTTAATGGCAATGGTAGTAACCGATAGAATTTCGGCATTTGATGTGGTGTTACCAGAGGCCATCCCGTACAAAGGACAAGTATTAAACCAAATTGCAGCTAAGTTTTTATCGGCAACAAAAGATATTGTACCTAATTGGGTTTTGGCTACGCCCGATGAAATGGTAACCATTGGTCGCATCTGCGAACCTTTTAAAGTAGAGATGGTAATTAGAGGATATTTAGCTGGCCACGCTGCTCGCGAATATGCTTTGGGTAAACGCCAAGTTTGTGGGGTTGCCTTGCCAGAGGGATTAAAAGAAAACGATAAATTACCTGAGCCAATTATTACGCCAACTACAAAAGCAGCAGTAGGCCATGATGAGGATATTTCTAGAGAAGATATTTTAGCAAAAGGTATAGTGTCTTTGGCCGATTATGAGAAACTGGAGGCTTATACTCGTGCTTTGTACCAACGTGGAACCGAAATAGCCGCAGAGCGAGGTTTAATTTTAGTAGATACAAAATATGAATTTGGTAAAGTGGGAGATGATATTTATCTGATCGATGAAATTCATACGCCAGATTCGTCACGCTATTTTTATGCAGAAGGTTATGCAGAAAGACAAGCTTCAAATGAACCTCAAAAACAGTTGTCTAAAGAGTTTGTACGTAAGTGGTTAATCGAGAATGGTTTTCAAGGTAAAGACGGGCAAGTAGTGCCAATAATGACCGAAGAAATTGTAGAATCCATTTCAGATCGTTATATTGAGCTTTACGAGCAAATTACTGGAGAGAAATTTATTAAAAATCCTTCAGAAAATATTTTAAGTAGGATAGAGGAAAATACCAAGGCTGCTGTAGAGCAATTGTTGCAGTAA
- the drmB gene encoding DUF1998 domain-containing protein, translating into MPNDKIKHGRSKHISNYGGVGSLIETTDNSIIIETFDEWGYGDLNEKLAHYIIKDDRLLQRLKNRFPNLKHLVAIPTDRDSFLHNVRPKASYFPKWFYCTRCNRFANYSEWKRRWTASGKKIDFFNPPKCSNKDCKENNLEQIRFVMTCSNGHIHDLPWEFWNNRLPTDRSQQNDEENENTNEKSSGPQLDFSKKCCESQDLIYKISRENTELSGIWVECKNCKKKANLKGIFNFEQTCLGKKYWLKPDNGKFHEEICNAKTNVKLKTSNSVYYANSLGSLYIPEMQNPLSTEIRIDIDNMVESSQFTTEQIVQLVSIQKKIDKDLIEQYLETGDIKYIPDNIYRETEYKYFLEKEQPDNKQIKLRIVDCSEQINGFSKLVKIDKLKRTTVQTSFTRNEPIDVDSILQNSTDYEYTVQRQSVSKNNFDTKTLPALESYGEGILFVLDEQKLKQWEQQQEIIERTEKIKSNAENADWKSYQIIAKSLTPRKVLLHTLSHLLMRELEYVCGYPASSLSERLFVSETMHGFLISAFDGTDGYLGGLSNLCNDLENLNNIINSAIFRATDCSSDPICFESEGQGVGQLNLAACHSCTLTPEITCELSNLYLDRKLVISNDYGYFKSLIE; encoded by the coding sequence ATGCCAAACGACAAAATAAAACACGGAAGAAGCAAACATATTTCAAATTATGGCGGTGTAGGTTCATTGATTGAAACAACCGATAATTCTATAATCATAGAAACCTTTGATGAATGGGGTTATGGCGATTTAAACGAAAAGTTGGCTCATTACATCATAAAAGACGACCGTTTATTACAGCGATTAAAAAATCGTTTTCCGAATTTGAAACATTTGGTTGCAATTCCAACTGACAGGGATTCGTTTTTACATAACGTAAGACCAAAAGCGAGTTATTTTCCGAAATGGTTCTACTGTACACGTTGCAACCGATTTGCAAATTATAGTGAATGGAAAAGACGTTGGACGGCTTCGGGAAAAAAGATCGATTTTTTCAATCCGCCAAAATGCAGTAATAAAGATTGCAAAGAAAATAATTTGGAGCAAATTCGTTTTGTGATGACTTGCAGTAACGGGCATATTCACGATTTGCCTTGGGAGTTTTGGAATAATCGTTTGCCGACAGACAGAAGCCAACAAAACGATGAAGAAAACGAAAACACAAATGAAAAATCAAGCGGTCCTCAATTAGACTTTTCAAAAAAATGTTGTGAAAGTCAAGACTTGATTTACAAAATAAGCCGTGAGAACACGGAACTTTCGGGTATTTGGGTTGAATGTAAAAACTGCAAGAAAAAAGCAAACTTGAAAGGTATTTTCAATTTTGAACAAACTTGTCTAGGTAAAAAGTATTGGTTAAAACCCGATAACGGCAAGTTTCACGAAGAAATATGTAATGCTAAAACAAACGTAAAACTCAAAACAAGCAATAGTGTTTATTATGCCAATTCATTAGGTAGTTTGTACATTCCCGAAATGCAAAATCCGCTTTCTACGGAAATCAGAATTGATATTGATAATATGGTTGAAAGCAGTCAATTCACAACCGAACAAATTGTTCAATTAGTAAGTATTCAGAAAAAAATTGACAAGGATCTTATTGAACAGTATTTGGAAACAGGTGACATCAAATACATTCCTGATAATATTTATAGAGAAACCGAATACAAATACTTTTTAGAAAAAGAGCAACCCGACAACAAGCAAATTAAGTTACGTATAGTTGATTGTAGCGAACAAATAAACGGTTTTTCCAAATTAGTTAAAATTGATAAACTAAAACGAACAACCGTTCAAACTTCGTTTACCCGAAACGAACCGATTGATGTAGATTCAATTTTGCAAAATTCAACTGATTATGAATACACAGTTCAAAGGCAATCCGTTTCTAAAAACAATTTTGACACAAAAACTTTACCTGCATTAGAAAGTTATGGCGAAGGAATTTTATTTGTTTTAGATGAACAGAAATTAAAACAATGGGAGCAACAACAAGAAATAATTGAACGAACTGAAAAGATAAAATCAAATGCAGAAAATGCAGATTGGAAATCGTACCAAATTATTGCAAAATCCTTAACACCAAGAAAAGTTTTACTTCATACGCTTTCACATTTGCTTATGCGTGAATTAGAATACGTATGCGGCTATCCTGCATCTTCCCTATCTGAAAGATTATTTGTAAGTGAAACAATGCACGGTTTTTTAATTTCCGCTTTTGATGGAACAGACGGTTATTTAGGAGGACTTTCAAATTTGTGCAACGATTTAGAAAACCTGAATAACATTATCAATAGTGCAATTTTCAGAGCAACTGATTGTTCTTCCGACCCAATTTGTTTTGAATCCGAGGGACAAGGCGTTGGACAACTCAATTTAGCCGCTTGCCATTCCTGTACATTGACACCAGAAATAACTTGCGAGCTTTCAAATTTATATCTTGACAGGAAATTGGTTATAAGTAATGACTATGGTTATTTCAAATCATTAATAGAATAA
- the fsa gene encoding fructose-6-phosphate aldolase — protein sequence MKFFIDTANLDQIKEAQDLGVLDGVTTNPSLMAKEGITGDENVINHYKAICDIVDDNVSAEVIATDYEGIIKEGEALAALNPKIVVKVPMIKEGLKAIKYFSSKGIRTNCTLIFSPAQALLAAKAGATYVSPFLGRLDDISTDGLTLIEDIRLIFDNYGYETQILAASIRGPLHIVACAKIGADVITAPLSAITGLLKHPLTDTGLATFLADHAKAAGK from the coding sequence ATGAAATTTTTTATCGACACTGCTAATCTGGATCAGATTAAAGAAGCACAAGATTTAGGCGTTTTAGACGGCGTAACCACCAACCCAAGCTTAATGGCTAAAGAAGGTATTACTGGCGACGAAAATGTAATTAATCATTATAAAGCAATTTGCGACATCGTAGATGACAATGTAAGTGCAGAAGTAATTGCTACAGATTACGAAGGAATTATAAAAGAAGGCGAGGCTTTAGCGGCGCTTAACCCTAAAATTGTGGTTAAGGTACCTATGATTAAGGAAGGTTTAAAAGCTATTAAATATTTTAGTAGCAAAGGAATTAGAACCAACTGTACATTGATTTTCTCTCCTGCTCAGGCATTATTGGCCGCAAAAGCTGGTGCTACTTACGTATCTCCGTTTTTAGGCAGGTTAGATGACATCTCTACTGACGGCTTAACTCTAATTGAAGACATCCGTTTAATTTTTGACAACTACGGCTACGAAACTCAAATTTTAGCAGCTTCTATTCGCGGGCCGTTACACATTGTGGCTTGTGCTAAAATTGGCGCTGACGTAATTACAGCTCCACTTTCGGCAATTACCGGCTTATTGAAACACCCACTAACAGATACTGGCTTAGCTACTTTCTTGGCAGACCATGCTAAAGCAGCAGGAAAATAA
- a CDS encoding STAS domain-containing protein, translating into MKFSVDKHEKYVVLKLEEPKFTNDNAPALKSEFVLLNTEGYRNIVLDLSAVKECNDAQDLSALLAGDRLCKAADGIFIVCCVNKSIAQIIQMSNLHQSVTFVNKLDEATDLIFMEEIEKELRGGVDKG; encoded by the coding sequence ATGAAATTTAGTGTAGATAAGCACGAGAAATATGTAGTGTTGAAATTAGAAGAGCCGAAATTCACTAATGATAATGCGCCAGCACTAAAATCAGAGTTTGTACTCTTAAATACAGAAGGTTACCGTAATATCGTATTAGATTTATCGGCAGTTAAAGAGTGTAATGATGCACAAGATTTGAGTGCGTTACTGGCTGGAGATAGGCTATGTAAAGCCGCTGATGGTATTTTTATAGTATGTTGCGTTAATAAAAGTATTGCCCAAATTATCCAAATGTCAAACCTTCATCAATCTGTTACGTTTGTTAATAAACTAGACGAAGCTACAGATTTGATTTTTATGGAAGAGATTGAAAAAGAACTTCGCGGTGGAGTAGACAAAGGATAA
- a CDS encoding helicase-related protein, with amino-acid sequence MSVKENRDIVIERVRKEIIGAGSDVFQCKEDFSDEIIEGKPLQRYFSGILFPKQLQPNAGDNGEDQMKDEDADDITDLNSDAVEELNKPKEVFEEDEDETDKTDTQPKYTSNTFFPSHFGITFAVENTCKKFKAIVRFGNYTKAKPEEIKVPYSGEGISLLSEHGLNGVVSYDEEKKTLSQTKKLQRTKDGKTTVEYQAFQDGLRAFAKATSYDHALYKTISKLFFKDKYKRNDNEIEFEINIADILSAENQHIELKLSEQANVNTENWSKEIKENLVFHLKLYTNYADKYYIKAVIENKSLIAKDKFSLSKEKVNQLACFQTEIRIESEKLLPFRDYKSHLYKTDEDRMLDYLYRDKLAFGIGHNTACTWENAQSPNTPQWIQSTFLPEYDVKSQSSETDKIKGDILNIKKLSVYNSDKTSIISNLNQVAKAYKNWIEEERKSANGNDLGLKNIVKCEQIYNRISNGIKLLSESENALRAFQLANTAIYLQMFQTAQHFSKKKEGFEVWERNEALQHNFADYKDLDFPSSRIPEWRPFQLAFILQCLASFVDENCTEKELIDLLYFPTGGGKTEAYLAVSAFLIFWRRIHYSDSYDGVNIIIRYTLRLLSAQQFERASKMILACEFIRTHYKDLGDKPVSIGFWVGGQTIPNKLKKDNGRDAETKLKKAQEKLNKGDNFVVNPFQLSNCQWCNTKIISKLKQDDKVLQIGHRVGKTTLQSYCLNEACYFSETKGGLPVVLIDEDIYNKPPTILFATVDKFAQLAWNGNATSFFNNGTNRKPELIIQDELHLLNGTLGSLVGLFENALLKLCDNPKIIASTATVKNVDKQIQGLYGREARVFPQYATNADDTFFSKVIEESKRKYIGLLPTGKTTVVTNLQLLASLLFARLEIWKNATDKKEADSFWTILSYFKSLKEIGRFSNKINSELKPIIKQLQVRYLNDDFISANNYNKLSYRNIELTSRIPNEKIKKNLDLLEREFDGNIKEHKAYDLVLATNMISVGLDVGRLAVMVMNGMPPNTAEYIQASSRVARKNEGLVITLYDPFNSRDLSYYEDFVQFHKTFYKQVEPLSVTPFAENALDKMLFTLVLAYFRHTTKYTANETANALIDDNVKNELRNNLITLFQNHQFAQNDIQLITEKLDDILRDWKYKIEAQKELKYFWKDHPKESLIVPMQEKKNDDETLTAMQSMRSVEPSAEILIKQY; translated from the coding sequence ATGAGCGTAAAAGAAAATAGAGATATAGTTATTGAGCGTGTCAGAAAAGAAATTATCGGTGCAGGTTCTGATGTTTTTCAATGCAAGGAAGATTTTAGCGATGAAATCATTGAGGGAAAACCTTTGCAACGCTATTTTTCGGGCATTTTGTTTCCAAAACAGTTACAACCAAATGCAGGTGATAATGGCGAAGACCAAATGAAAGATGAAGATGCGGACGATATAACCGATTTAAATTCTGATGCTGTTGAAGAATTAAACAAACCGAAAGAAGTTTTTGAAGAAGACGAGGACGAAACAGATAAAACCGATACGCAACCCAAATATACATCAAACACATTTTTTCCTTCTCATTTTGGAATTACGTTTGCAGTTGAAAATACTTGCAAAAAATTTAAAGCGATTGTTCGTTTCGGGAATTATACCAAAGCAAAGCCCGAAGAAATTAAAGTTCCTTATAGCGGAGAGGGTATAAGTTTATTGAGCGAACACGGTTTGAATGGCGTTGTGAGTTATGATGAAGAAAAGAAAACACTTTCACAAACCAAAAAATTACAACGTACCAAAGACGGAAAAACAACAGTAGAATATCAAGCGTTTCAAGACGGTTTAAGAGCATTTGCCAAAGCAACTTCTTATGACCACGCTTTATACAAAACTATTTCAAAGCTATTTTTCAAGGATAAATACAAACGCAACGACAACGAAATTGAATTTGAAATAAACATTGCAGATATTCTTTCTGCCGAAAATCAGCATATTGAATTAAAGTTATCGGAACAAGCAAACGTAAATACTGAAAATTGGAGTAAAGAGATAAAAGAAAATCTTGTCTTTCATTTAAAACTTTATACCAATTATGCAGATAAATATTACATCAAAGCGGTTATTGAAAACAAATCATTGATTGCAAAAGATAAATTTTCGCTTTCAAAAGAAAAGGTAAATCAGTTAGCTTGTTTTCAAACGGAAATTAGAATTGAAAGCGAAAAATTATTACCGTTCCGAGACTACAAATCACATCTTTACAAAACCGATGAAGATAGAATGTTGGATTATCTGTATCGTGACAAATTGGCTTTTGGCATTGGACACAATACAGCTTGTACTTGGGAAAATGCACAATCGCCCAATACACCGCAATGGATACAATCAACATTTTTGCCTGAATACGATGTAAAAAGTCAAAGTTCAGAAACCGATAAAATCAAAGGCGATATACTGAACATCAAAAAACTTTCTGTTTATAATTCCGATAAAACAAGCATTATTTCAAACTTAAATCAAGTAGCCAAAGCGTATAAAAATTGGATTGAAGAAGAACGAAAATCGGCAAACGGAAATGATTTAGGTTTGAAAAATATTGTAAAATGTGAGCAGATTTACAATCGAATTAGCAATGGAATAAAATTACTTTCAGAAAGCGAAAACGCTTTGCGTGCATTTCAGTTGGCGAACACAGCAATTTATTTGCAAATGTTCCAAACCGCACAACATTTTAGTAAGAAAAAAGAAGGTTTTGAAGTATGGGAACGAAACGAAGCGTTGCAACACAACTTTGCTGATTACAAAGATTTAGATTTTCCGTCAAGCAGAATACCCGAATGGCGACCGTTTCAGTTGGCTTTTATTCTGCAATGTTTGGCTTCGTTTGTAGATGAAAATTGCACAGAAAAAGAATTGATTGATTTACTGTATTTCCCGACAGGTGGTGGTAAAACAGAGGCATATTTAGCAGTTTCGGCTTTCTTGATTTTTTGGCGAAGAATACATTATTCCGACAGTTATGACGGAGTAAATATTATCATTCGTTACACATTACGTTTGCTTTCTGCACAACAGTTTGAACGGGCATCAAAAATGATTTTGGCTTGTGAATTTATCCGAACCCATTACAAAGATTTAGGAGATAAGCCCGTTTCAATCGGTTTTTGGGTTGGAGGTCAAACTATCCCCAATAAACTAAAAAAGGATAATGGACGAGATGCAGAAACGAAACTAAAAAAGGCACAAGAAAAACTAAACAAAGGCGACAACTTCGTTGTAAATCCTTTTCAGCTATCAAATTGCCAATGGTGCAATACAAAAATCATTTCCAAACTAAAACAAGACGACAAAGTTTTACAAATCGGACACAGAGTTGGAAAAACAACTTTGCAAAGTTATTGTTTGAATGAAGCCTGTTATTTTTCAGAAACCAAAGGAGGTTTACCTGTTGTACTGATTGATGAAGATATTTACAACAAACCACCAACCATTCTTTTTGCAACAGTAGATAAATTTGCACAGCTTGCGTGGAATGGCAATGCAACATCATTTTTCAATAACGGAACAAACAGAAAACCCGAATTGATTATTCAAGACGAGTTGCACTTATTGAATGGAACTTTGGGAAGTTTAGTTGGCTTGTTTGAAAATGCATTATTGAAACTTTGCGACAATCCCAAAATCATTGCTTCAACTGCAACCGTAAAAAATGTGGACAAACAAATTCAAGGTTTGTACGGACGAGAAGCCAGAGTATTTCCACAATACGCAACCAATGCAGACGATACTTTTTTCTCAAAAGTTATTGAAGAAAGCAAACGTAAATACATCGGGCTTTTGCCGACAGGAAAAACAACCGTTGTAACCAACTTGCAACTTTTGGCTTCATTGCTTTTTGCAAGATTAGAAATTTGGAAAAACGCAACAGACAAAAAAGAAGCTGATAGTTTTTGGACGATACTTTCCTACTTCAAAAGTTTGAAAGAAATCGGACGTTTTTCAAATAAAATCAACTCTGAATTAAAACCAATAATCAAGCAATTACAAGTTCGATATTTGAACGATGATTTTATTTCAGCAAACAATTACAACAAACTTTCTTACCGAAACATTGAATTGACAAGCCGTATTCCGAATGAGAAAATCAAAAAGAATTTGGACTTGTTAGAAAGAGAATTTGACGGAAACATCAAAGAACATAAGGCTTACGATTTAGTTTTGGCAACCAATATGATAAGCGTTGGTCTTGATGTTGGTAGATTGGCCGTAATGGTAATGAACGGAATGCCACCAAACACAGCTGAGTACATCCAAGCAAGTAGTCGTGTAGCAAGGAAAAACGAAGGATTGGTCATCACACTTTACGACCCTTTCAATAGCCGTGATTTATCGTACTACGAAGATTTTGTTCAATTCCACAAAACTTTTTACAAGCAAGTTGAACCGTTAAGCGTAACTCCATTTGCGGAAAATGCTTTGGATAAAATGTTGTTTACGCTTGTGCTTGCATATTTCAGACACACAACAAAATATACAGCAAATGAAACTGCAAATGCTTTGATTGACGATAATGTCAAAAACGAATTGCGAAATAATTTAATTACCCTTTTTCAAAACCATCAATTCGCTCAAAATGACATTCAATTGATTACTGAAAAGCTAGACGACATTTTGAGAGATTGGAAATACAAAATTGAAGCACAAAAAGAGTTGAAATACTTTTGGAAAGACCACCCAAAAGAATCCTTGATTGTACCGATGCAGGAAAAGAAAAATGATGATGAGACACTAACTGCAATGCAATCAATGCGAAGCGTAGAGCCAAGTGCTGAAATTTTAATCAAACAGTATTAG
- a CDS encoding ribonuclease Z, whose translation MKFEVTILGSASATPVYNRNPTAQLLNCNERHYLIDCGEGTQQQLIKYGFKAAKIDYIFISHLHGDHFFGLVGLLSSLHLNGRTKPLQLFAPPALKEIIDLQFLHSDTRLRYEIDFHPIDATKSEVIFKNNDVSVETIVLNHRIPCTGFKFTEKKRLRKLVVEKLEQDAVPVTYYPMLKRGLDIDLPDGRHINYLDYTTDSAVPKVYCYCSDTMYDESYFGQIEKADTLYHEATFLHEMLDRANETHHTTAQQAAEIAKKVGVKKLLIGHFSSRYKTLEALLDEAKNGFENTQLAIEGKTFEI comes from the coding sequence ATGAAATTTGAAGTAACGATACTCGGTAGCGCATCTGCAACACCAGTTTATAACAGAAATCCAACGGCGCAATTACTTAACTGTAACGAGCGCCATTACTTAATTGATTGTGGCGAGGGTACTCAGCAGCAACTAATTAAGTACGGGTTTAAGGCTGCTAAGATAGATTACATTTTCATCAGTCATTTGCATGGCGATCATTTTTTTGGCTTGGTAGGCCTGCTTTCGAGTTTACATTTAAACGGGCGCACCAAACCTTTACAGCTTTTTGCACCACCTGCACTTAAAGAAATTATAGATTTACAATTTCTGCATTCGGATACGCGTTTGCGTTACGAAATTGATTTCCATCCAATTGATGCCACTAAATCTGAAGTTATATTTAAAAATAATGATGTTTCTGTGGAAACCATTGTATTGAACCATCGCATTCCGTGTACGGGTTTTAAATTTACTGAAAAGAAACGCTTAAGGAAGCTCGTTGTAGAGAAATTAGAGCAAGATGCGGTTCCTGTAACGTATTATCCGATGCTTAAACGCGGTCTGGATATAGATTTGCCCGATGGTAGACACATTAATTATTTAGATTACACTACCGACTCTGCTGTGCCCAAGGTGTATTGCTACTGTTCTGATACCATGTACGACGAAAGTTATTTTGGGCAAATTGAAAAAGCAGATACTTTGTATCACGAAGCTACCTTTTTGCACGAAATGCTAGATAGGGCCAACGAAACGCATCATACCACTGCGCAGCAAGCAGCAGAAATTGCCAAAAAAGTAGGCGTTAAGAAATTATTGATTGGCCATTTTTCTTCCAGATATAAAACTTTAGAGGCTTTATTAGACGAAGCTAAAAACGGTTTCGAAAACACTCAACTCGCTATAGAAGGAAAAACCTTTGAAATATAG
- a CDS encoding cold-shock protein, producing the protein MQQGTVKFFNVTKGFGFIVPSNGDAEIFVHVSGLIDEIRENDSVSYDVEQGKKGLNAVNVKVS; encoded by the coding sequence ATGCAACAAGGAACAGTAAAATTTTTCAACGTAACAAAAGGTTTCGGATTTATCGTACCATCTAATGGCGATGCTGAGATTTTTGTACACGTATCAGGTTTAATTGATGAAATTCGTGAGAATGATTCGGTAAGCTATGATGTAGAGCAAGGCAAAAAAGGCCTAAATGCAGTTAATGTTAAGGTAAGCTAA